A segment of the Halococcus saccharolyticus DSM 5350 genome:
CGCTGATCCACACCCTCGGCGACGGCACCGCCTACATCGACCGGCTTCGTGAGGGAAAACCGCTCGTGGTCCACGGCGACGGCACGTCGATCTGGGGGCCGTGTCACCGCGACGACATCGCGAGCGCGTTCGTCGGGGCGCTCGACAACCCGGCAGCGATCGGCGAGACGTACCACGTGACGTGCGAACGGCCGATGACGTGGAACCAGTACCATCGCCGCGCGGCCGACGCGCTGGACGCGCCAGATCCCGATCTCGTTCACATCCCGACTGACGCGCTCACCGCGGCGGTCCCCGACCGGACCGACGGTCTCGAGGATCATTTCCGGTTCAGCACGGTGTTCGATACGACGAAGGCTCGCCGAGATCTCGGGTTCGAACAGACCATCGACTGGAAGGAGGGCGTCCGGCGTACCGTCGATTGGCTCGCCGAGCGCGACCGGATCGACGACGCCGCGAGCGACCCCGAATACGATCGGGTGGTTGCAGCGTGGCGCGACGCCGAGGCATCGTTCGTCGACGCACTCGACAGCTCGTAAGTGCTGCGTCGAATCGTTGTGGTCTCTAGCCGCTACACCGAAAGCGCACTCCAAGTTCCTCAGAACTGTTCCAGCACGTCCGCGCCGTGGACGACTGACTCCATCTGATCGTCGAGATCGTCGTGCTCGTAGATCGCCCACTCGACATCGTGCTCCCGAGCTGCTGCCGCACAGGCCGCTACGTCGAGCACGCCGTCGCCGACTTCGGTCGGTGAACCCGACTCATCGGCGTCGGAGATGTGGACGAGCGTCACTCGGTCACCCCACCGATCGAGGACGGCAGTCGGATCCACACCCGCCACCGCGGTCCAGCCGCAGTCGAGTTCGAAGCCGAGCGGCTCTCGGGTGGCTTCCGCGAGCTGCTCGAACGCCGGCCGGCCGTTCACCTCGGCGAACTCGTGGTCGTGATTGTGATAGGACAGCGCCATCCCGTAATCGTCGACTGTCTCGGCCACTGCCATCAGCCGATCCGCGGTCTCCGCGACAGCGGCCTCAGTCTCGAAGCATTCGGGGTCGAGCCACGGCACTACGAGGTGGTCACAGCCGAGCGACCGATAGAACTCGACGGTGTCGTCGGGATCGTCTTCGATCTCGTCGATCCCGACATGGGCCGCGACCGATTCGAGACCCGTCTGGTCGAGTGCGGTCCGAACGGCGTCGGCGTCCGCATCGCCGATCCGGTTGGCGTACTCCACACCCTCGAACCCCGCGTCACCGACCCGCGCAAGGAGTTCGTCGAGCGGTTCGTCGAGCGCGCGTAGCGTGTACAGTTGGATGGCTGGTCGTGCCATACTCCGCCACTCACGGGTCGGCGGTAAAACGGTTTCTCCTGATAGTCGATCGATAACGCGACGGAGCCGAGCTACCCGGTGTTCTTCATGCCGGCAGCGATCCCCTTCACCGTCAGGCGCAGCGCACGCTTTTCCGTCTCGGTCCGGTGCTCGCGGTCCAGCAGGTGTGTCTGGAGTACGTTCAGCGGGTCGACGTAGGGGTTCCGGCGGCGGAGACTCTCGCGGAGCCACCCACGGTTCACGAGGTCCTCGCGGCCGCCGATGGTCGTCGCGAAGTCGGCCGCCCGCTCGTATTCGGCCTCGAACACTGGGAAGAAGCGCGCTTCCAAGTCGTCGTCGGCGACCGCGGCGTACTCGGTGGCGATCTCCATGTCGGTGCGCGCGAGCGCGAGCGCCGCGTTGTCGATCGTCGTTCGGAAGAACGCCCACTCGTCGTACATCGACTGGAGCGTCTCGGTCGAGCCGCCCGCCTCCAGGTACGCCTCGATCCCCGCTCCGAGGCCGTACCACCCGGGGAGGATGCACCGCGACTGGGTCCACGAGAACACCCACGGGATCGCCCGGAGATCCTCGACCGTGCGTTCGCCCGACCGCGAGGCGGGCCGCGAGCCCATGTTGAGCTCCTCGATCACCGTGATCGGCGTAGCCTGCTCGAAGTACGACACGAATCCGTCCGTGTCGAGCAGGTCCTGATACGCCGTCCGCGCCGCGTCGGCGATGGTTGCGGCCGCGGTGAGCCACTCCTCGGGTACGTCATCCGCAGGCTGATCAAGCGACTGCGCCCGTGCGCGGATCTGGGCGTTCAGCATCTGTTCGAGATTGCGTTCGGCGATCCGTGGGTTGGCGTACTTCTCCGCGATCGCCTCGCCCTGTTCGGTGAACTTGACCTGGCCGTTCACTGTCTCGTTCGGCAACGCGAGCAGTGCCTCGTTCATCGGGCCACCACCTCTGGAGATCGAGCCGCCACGACCGTGGAACAGTCGGAGGTCGACGTCGTGATCGTCGACGATGTCGGCGAGTCGGCGCTGGTTGCGGTAGAGGTCCCAGTTCGCCGCGAAAAACCCGTTCTCCTTGTTCGAATCGGAGTAGCCGAGCATCACTTCTTGAACATCGCCGCGGGCGGCGAGCGCCTGACTGTACGCCTCGTTCTCGAAGAGGGTGCCCATGATCTCGCGCGCGCCGTCGAGGGCGGCCTCGGTCTCCAGAAGGGGCACGACATCGATGCCACAGTACTCGGGAAGGGAGACTGCGCCCGCCTGATCGGCGAGGAACAGCACTTCGAGCACGTGACTCGGCTTCTCGGCCATCGAGATGCAGTAGGTGTCGATCGCGTCCGCGCCGTACTCGCGCTGCCAATCGTTCAGCCGATCGAACCGTTCGAGCACGCGCGCCGCGGGGTCGAACAGTCCTTCACGATCGGTGACGTCGATCAGTGGCGCGTCCTGGAGAATGGCCTCGGTGAGGAGTTCGACGCGCTCGTCCTCGTCGAGTGATTCGTAGGCGATGTCCTCACGACCAAGCGCCGCAGCGATCGCCTCGGTGTGTTTCTCCTGGTGGTCCCGAAGGTCGAGGCCCGCGAGACAGAATCCAAACGTCTGAGCCTGGCGTTCAAGCGGGTCGACGTGGACCGCGGCGATCCGCTCGCCGCCGTTCGCCCGAAGGCTCGTCGCCAGCGCGTCGAGATCGGCGGTGAACTTCGCCACCTCGTCGTACCCGTTCGGCCGAACGTCGCCGATGCGTTCGAGGCGCTCGCCCATCAGCCGGAGGTGCTGGCGGTAGGGTTCGTCGGGATAGCGCTCGCGGGCCTGATCGGCGAGCGTGGGGAAGCGCTTGCGGTTCGCAGCGAGGCGTTCGTCGAAGGTTGCGCCCGTGTCGAGCCGGTCGGCGTCGTGGGCGAGTACGCTCGAAAGATCGGCGAGCGCTTCCTGGTATTTCTCCAACACACTGCGGCGCTGTCGCGCGAGGGTCTCGCTCGTCACGTCGGGCGTGACGTAGGGGTTGCCGTCCCTGTCGCTACCGGCCCACGACCGGAACTCGAAGAGTTTGGGTACTCCAATATCGTCGAACTCGGCCCCGAGCGTGTCCTCGATCTCGCGGTAGACTTCGCCGGTCGTATCGAAGAGGGTGTTTTCGAGATACCAGTGGACGTTCCGAGCCTCGTCGAGCGGTTCGGGCTGGCGCTCGCGGATCTGGCGGGTGCCCCAGAGACTCGTGACCTGGGCTTCGAGGGCGTCCTCGAGCTGTTCGCGCTCGGTGTCGGTCAGTCGACGCTCGTCGAGTGCGACGAGGTGATCGGCGATGGTGCGGAGCTTCGCCTTCACGGTCTTGCGATGAGCCTCCGTGGGATGGGCAGTAAAGGTCGGCTCGATCAGGACGTCCTCGAGGATCTGCTCGACGACCTCCGGATCGCGGTCGGCGAGGCTCTCGACGGCGGCACCCAGACTGTCGGCAAGCGAGTCCTCCTGGGAGGCGGTCCGGATCGCACGGACGCGTTCGCGCTCCTCGGCGAGGTTCACCATCTCGAAGTAGGTGGTGAACGCGCGCGCAACCGTGACTGCGGTCTCCGGGTCGAGACCGCGCAGCGTTTGATCGAGGCCGTTTCGTGAATCGATCTCGCCGTTGCGGTAGTCGATGGCGGTGGTACGGAGGCGTTCGACCGTCTCGAACGCGTCGGTCGAGGTCTGTGTTTCGAGCACCTCACCGACCAGCGCGCCGAGTTCCCGAACGTCCGTCCCCACCGTGCGATTGTGTAGCGTCATCGTGTTATTAGAGCACGATACTCTTGTATCGAATGAACCCTTCGATACTCGTGCCGATACCTTCCCGGCCGATGCCCGAGTCCTCGTTCCCGCCGAAGGGGATGTCCCCGAGACCGTGGCTCGGTGCACCGTTTATTCGTACCGCGCCGGCGTCGATCCGCTCGGCGACCCGGAGCGCGCGGTCGTACTCGCTCGTGAACACGCAGCCGTCCAGCGCGAGATCGGTGTCGTTGGCGATCTCGATGGCGTGATCCTCGTCGGCGAACGTCGTCACCGGGATCACGGGGCCGAACTGCTCCTCGGTGACGAGGCGTGCGCTCTCGGGAACACGACCGAGCAGCGTGGGCTCGACGAACTGGCCGTCGCGCCCGCCGCCGCGAACGATCTCGGCACTCCGATCGGTGGCGTCGGTGACGAGTTCTTCGACCCAGTCGGCCTGGTCGTCGCTGATGAGCGGTCCGAGAGCCGTTTCCTCGTCGAAGAGGTCGCCCGTGGGGTAGGCGTCCATCTCGTTCTCGATCCGCTCGACGAGATCGTCGTGGATCGACTCGTGGACGAGCACGCGGCTGACCGCCGAGCAGCGCTGGCCGGCGTACTTGAGCCCGCCCTTCGCACACGCCGCGGCGGCTTCGTCGAGGTCGGCGTCGGGGAAAACCACGGCGGGCGCGTTGCCCCCGAGCTCCATGTGGAGGTTCACGATCCCGCTCTGGCGGGCGACGTGCTCGCCCGCACCCGACGAGCCGGTCATCGCGATCGCGTCGATCTGGTCCGAGCCGGCGAGCACGTCGCCGATCGTGCTCGCGTGCCCCGGCACGAAGTTGAACCCGCCCGCCGGAACGTCGGTCGAGGCGATGACGTCGGTCAGGATTGCGGCGCTCACTGGGGTCTTGCTCGCGGGTTTGAGCACGACGCTATTGCCGGCGGCGAGCGCGGGCGCGACCTGAAGCGCGGTCGTCGAAAGCGGGTAGTTGTACGGCGTGATGCAGAGCACGGTTCCCCGGGGTTCGGACTTGACGATCGCCTCCCAACCTTCGTGACCGGCGGTCGTCCCCGGACGGAACTCCCCGCTCAGTCCGCGGGCCTCCTCGACCGCGCGCTCGAACCGTTCGGCAGCCGATTCGACCTCGCCGCGCGCGCTCGCGATGGGTTTGCCCGCCTCGCGAACGATCACGTCCGCGAGTTCGTCCTTGCGGTCGCGCAGTCCCGCGGCGATGGCTTCGAGCCACGCGACTCGCTCGGGGATCGTCGATGCAGCCATCGCCGTCTGTGCGTTCTCGGCCGCATCGAGCGCGGCCTCGGCCTGGAGCGGACCCGCGGCGGCGATCCGCCCGAACACGCCGCCCTCAGCGAGGTCATCGACCTCGATCACGCCGTCACCGCTCTCCCACTCCCCGTCGATGTAGGGGCGTTCGTCGTGGGCCGTTGATGTGGTGGCCATGCACACGGATAGGGGCCGCGCCGGTAAAAGATTTACTTTGAACCGAATAAATGCCGTGGCGTCCGATTGACTCGTCGCTCCAGCCATCGTCCCCACCAGTTCACTTGTCGATTTCTCATTATGAGGGCGACCGAGGAATGTACAGCCAC
Coding sequences within it:
- a CDS encoding sugar phosphate isomerase/epimerase family protein, with amino-acid sequence MARPAIQLYTLRALDEPLDELLARVGDAGFEGVEYANRIGDADADAVRTALDQTGLESVAAHVGIDEIEDDPDDTVEFYRSLGCDHLVVPWLDPECFETEAAVAETADRLMAVAETVDDYGMALSYHNHDHEFAEVNGRPAFEQLAEATREPLGFELDCGWTAVAGVDPTAVLDRWGDRVTLVHISDADESGSPTEVGDGVLDVAACAAAAREHDVEWAIYEHDDLDDQMESVVHGADVLEQF
- the ppc gene encoding phosphoenolpyruvate carboxylase, translated to MTLHNRTVGTDVRELGALVGEVLETQTSTDAFETVERLRTTAIDYRNGEIDSRNGLDQTLRGLDPETAVTVARAFTTYFEMVNLAEERERVRAIRTASQEDSLADSLGAAVESLADRDPEVVEQILEDVLIEPTFTAHPTEAHRKTVKAKLRTIADHLVALDERRLTDTEREQLEDALEAQVTSLWGTRQIRERQPEPLDEARNVHWYLENTLFDTTGEVYREIEDTLGAEFDDIGVPKLFEFRSWAGSDRDGNPYVTPDVTSETLARQRRSVLEKYQEALADLSSVLAHDADRLDTGATFDERLAANRKRFPTLADQARERYPDEPYRQHLRLMGERLERIGDVRPNGYDEVAKFTADLDALATSLRANGGERIAAVHVDPLERQAQTFGFCLAGLDLRDHQEKHTEAIAAALGREDIAYESLDEDERVELLTEAILQDAPLIDVTDREGLFDPAARVLERFDRLNDWQREYGADAIDTYCISMAEKPSHVLEVLFLADQAGAVSLPEYCGIDVVPLLETEAALDGAREIMGTLFENEAYSQALAARGDVQEVMLGYSDSNKENGFFAANWDLYRNQRRLADIVDDHDVDLRLFHGRGGSISRGGGPMNEALLALPNETVNGQVKFTEQGEAIAEKYANPRIAERNLEQMLNAQIRARAQSLDQPADDVPEEWLTAAATIADAARTAYQDLLDTDGFVSYFEQATPITVIEELNMGSRPASRSGERTVEDLRAIPWVFSWTQSRCILPGWYGLGAGIEAYLEAGGSTETLQSMYDEWAFFRTTIDNAALALARTDMEIATEYAAVADDDLEARFFPVFEAEYERAADFATTIGGREDLVNRGWLRESLRRRNPYVDPLNVLQTHLLDREHRTETEKRALRLTVKGIAAGMKNTG
- a CDS encoding aldehyde dehydrogenase family protein; this encodes MATTSTAHDERPYIDGEWESGDGVIEVDDLAEGGVFGRIAAAGPLQAEAALDAAENAQTAMAASTIPERVAWLEAIAAGLRDRKDELADVIVREAGKPIASARGEVESAAERFERAVEEARGLSGEFRPGTTAGHEGWEAIVKSEPRGTVLCITPYNYPLSTTALQVAPALAAGNSVVLKPASKTPVSAAILTDVIASTDVPAGGFNFVPGHASTIGDVLAGSDQIDAIAMTGSSGAGEHVARQSGIVNLHMELGGNAPAVVFPDADLDEAAAACAKGGLKYAGQRCSAVSRVLVHESIHDDLVERIENEMDAYPTGDLFDEETALGPLISDDQADWVEELVTDATDRSAEIVRGGGRDGQFVEPTLLGRVPESARLVTEEQFGPVIPVTTFADEDHAIEIANDTDLALDGCVFTSEYDRALRVAERIDAGAVRINGAPSHGLGDIPFGGNEDSGIGREGIGTSIEGFIRYKSIVL
- a CDS encoding NAD-dependent epimerase/dehydratase family protein; this translates as MHALVIGGTGLISTGITRQLVDAGHDVTVYNRGRTDADLPPGVAHVTGDRTDYDRFEEQMADLDVDCVIDMVAFEPADIESAIRAFEGEIEQYVFCSTIDVYHRPVVDMPIVESAARSPAVSEYGADKAACENRLFEAHSDREFPATVLRPWHTYGEGGTLIHTLGDGTAYIDRLREGKPLVVHGDGTSIWGPCHRDDIASAFVGALDNPAAIGETYHVTCERPMTWNQYHRRAADALDAPDPDLVHIPTDALTAAVPDRTDGLEDHFRFSTVFDTTKARRDLGFEQTIDWKEGVRRTVDWLAERDRIDDAASDPEYDRVVAAWRDAEASFVDALDSS